A single Drechmeria coniospora strain ARSEF 6962 chromosome 03, whole genome shotgun sequence DNA region contains:
- a CDS encoding thioredoxin reductase, with translation MHSKVVVIGSGPAAHTAAIYLARAELKPVLYEGFMANGTAAGGQLTTTTEVENYPGFPKGIMGQEMMDNMRAQSERFGTEIITDTVTKLDLSSRPFRYSTEFAPEETHTADAVVIATGASARRLNLPGEEKYWQNGISACAVCDGALPIFRNKPLYVIGGGDSAAEEAMFLTKYGSHVTVLVRRDVLRASKTMASRLLAHSKVTVRFHTKATEIRGGADGLMTHLVVQDAVSGKEEVVEANGLFYAVGHDPATALVKGQLDMDADGYIKTKPGTTFTNVEGVFAAGDVQDRRYRQAITSAGTGCMAALEAEQFLSEQEA, from the exons ATGCATAGCAAGGTGGTTG TCATCGGCTCCGGCCCAGCGGCCCATACCGCCGCCATTTACCTCGCCAGAGCGGAACTGAAGC CCGTGTTGTATGAAGGCTTCATGGCcaacggcaccgccgccggcggccagctgacgacgacgaccgaggtCGAAAACTACCCTGGCTTCCCCAAGGGCATCATGGGCCAGGAAATGATG GACAACATGCGGGCCCAGTCGGAGCGGTTCGGCACCGAAATTATCACCGACACCGTCACCAAGCTCGACCTCTCGTCTCGGCCCTTCAGGTACAGCACCGAGTTCGCACCCGAAGAGACGCacacggccgacgccgtcgtcatcgccacggGCGCCTCGGCCCGTCGCCTCAACCTCCCCGGCGAGGAAAAGTACTGGCAGAACGGCATCTCGGCATGCGCCGTCTGCGATGGTGCCCTGCCCATCTTCCGCAACAAGCCGCTCtacgtcatcggcggcggcgactcgGCCGCTGAGGAGGCCATGTTCCTCACCAAGTACGGCAGCCAcgtcaccgtcctcgtccgcagGGACGTCCTCCGCGCGAGCAAGACCATGGCCTCGCGCCTGCTCGCCCACAGCAAGGTCACCGTCCGCTTCCACACGAAGGCCACCGAGatccgcggcggcgccgacggcctcatGACCCATCTCGTCGTCCAGGACGCCGTCTCCGGCAAGGAGGAGGTCGTCGAAGCCAACGGTCTCTTCTACGCCGTCGGTCATGATCCCGCCACGGCCCTCGTCAAGGGCCAGCTTGACATGGATGCCGATGGCTACATCAAGACCAAACCCGGCACGACCTTTACcaacgtcgagggcgtcttCGCTGCCGGTGACGTCCAGGACAGGCGTTATCGCCAGGCCATTACCAGCGCCG GCACCGGGTGCATGGCTGCCCTCGAAGCCGAGCAGTTCTTGTCTGAGCAGGAAGCCTAA
- a CDS encoding UDP-N-acetylglucosamine pyrophosphorylase translates to MDKVKQVLNMGSDGSSATLPEPSPELLSELKNKYSNAGQGHVFTFYESLDGQAKAALFDQLSAIDPSRINDITKKALAPVAAEQASAKLEPLPDSATASMLDSGAQDIDKWYKSGLELISRNKVAVVLMAGGQGTRLGSSDPKGCYDIGLPSHKSLFQIQAERIRKIQELAGRGAVVPWYVMTSGPTRQPTQKFFEGHKYFGLDAANVKIFEQGVLPCISNEGKILLESKAKVAVAPDGNGGIYQALVHSGVLDDMRERGIQHIHAYCVDNCLVKVADPAFIGFSASLDVDIATKVVRKRSATESVGLILTKNGKPDVVEYSEIDKATAEAQDPKQPGVLKFRAANIVNHYYSFRFLESIPQWAHKLPHHVARKKIPTIDLKSGETIKPETPNGIKLEQFVFDVFPMLPLNKFACMEVRRQDEFSPLKNARGKGEDDADTSKHDIMSQGQRWVEEAGATVTADGGVEVSPLISYGGEGLEKLKGKVIAAPAVLEMDGK, encoded by the exons ATGGACAAGGTCAAGCAAGTCTTGAACATGGGCTCCGAcggctcctcggcgaccCTACCCGAACCCTCTCCCGAGCTGTTGTCCGAGCTCAAGAACAAATACAGCAACGCTGGCCAGGGCCATGTCTTCACCTTTTACGAATCCCTCGATGGccaggccaaggccgccCTCTTCGACCAGCTTTCGGCCATCGACCCGTCTCGCATCAACGACATCACCAAGAAGGCCCTCGCCCCGGTCGCGGCCGAACAGGCGTCCGCCAAGCTGGAGCCCCTGCCGGACTCGGCGACGGCTAGCATGCTCGACTCCGGTGCCCAAGACATCGACAAGTGGTACAAGtccggcctcgagctgaTTTCCCGCAAcaaggtcgccgtcgtcctcatgGCCGGCGGCCAGGGCACCCGTCTCGGCAGCTCCGATCCCAAGGGCTGCTACGACATTGGCCTGCCCTCGCACAAGTCGCTCTTCCAGATCCAAGCGGAGCGCATCCGCAAGATCCAggagctcgccggccgcggcgccgtcgtgccgtGGTACGTCATGACGAGCGGCCCGACCCGCCAACCGACGCAAAAGTTCTTCGAGGGCCACAAGTACtttggcctcgacgccgccaacgTCAAGATCTTCGAGCAGGGCGTGCTGCCCTGCATCTCAAACGAGGGCAAGATCCTGCTCGAGAGcaaggccaaggtggccgtcgccccggacggcaacggcggcatcTACCAGGCTCTCGTCCACTCGGGCGTCCTCGACGATATGCGCGAGCGCGGCATCCAGCACATCCACGCCTACTGCGTCGACAACTGCCTCGTCAAGGTGGCCGACCCCGCCTTCATCGGCTTCTCCGCctcgctcgacgtcgacattgCCACAAAGGTCGTCCGCAAGCGCAGCGCCACCGAGTCCGTCGGCCTCATCCTGACCAAGAACGGCAAGCCCGACGTGGTCGAGTACTCGGAGATCGACAAGGCCACGGCAGAGGCCCAGGATCCCAAGCAACCCGGCGTGCTCAAGTTTCGCGCCGCCAACATCGTCAACCACTACTATTCCTTCCGCTTCCTCGAGTCCATCCCCCAGTGGGCCCACAAGCTGCCGCACCACGTGGCCCGCAAGAAGATCCCGACCATCGACCTCAAGTCCGGCGAGACCATCAAGCCCGAGACGCCCAACGGCATCAAGCTGGAGCAGTTCGTCTTCGATGTCTTCCCCATGCTTCCCTTGAACAAGTTTGCCTGCATGGAGGTCCGCCGCCAGGACGAGTTCTCGCCCCTGAAGAATGCACGCGGcaagggcgaggacgatgccgacaCGAGCAAGCACGACATTATGTCTCAAGGACAGCGCTGGGTGGAGGAGGCCGGCGCGACCgtcaccgccgacggcggtgtCGAGGTGTCTCCTCTCATCAGCTAC ggcggcgagggtctCGAGAAGTTGAAGGGCAAAGTGATTGCCGCCCCGGCCGTGTTGGAGATGGACGGAAAGTGA
- a CDS encoding mismatch-specific thymine-DNA glycosylate, which produces MPRGLLWRQRYLLDTVSCAEYILSISSAHGLRRHRPDDTQRRPSTSKRLPFASDGLRGHGTVTALNVSRYPLSSGLNVRHPDLKRTLPPALDMDRRQDHGETDEQNDEPASFKGRLQLDDFKYNAPSPRRNPRRNAASPAKPAEPSSSSGPTGRKRSPSPSSVVTKKRKRASSGYAPPSQYGHLPLLPDAVAPNLLVFFVGLNPGIQTARTGHAYAHPSNLFWKLLFSSGITPRPCRADEDRQMPALYSLGLTNIVARPSRNGAELSRQEMDDGVALLEEKATRWRPETMCVVGKSIWESVWRVRHGGKAVGKDFKYGWQPRSENMGVVQGGWPGARVFVACSTSGLAATLSPSEKQSIWNELGAWVKTRRTEREREREMACSREEGEEGS; this is translated from the coding sequence ATGCCAAGGGGTCTGCTATGGAGGCAGAGGTACCTCCTCGACACGGTCagctgtgcggagtacattcTATCAATATCATCAGCACATGGCctgcggcggcatcggccagaTGACACCCAACGACGTCCGTCAACCAGTAAACGTCTACCCTTTGCCTCCGACGGTCTGCGAGGGCATGGAACCGTGACGGCTTTGAATGTCTCCCGGTATCCTTTGTCGTCGGGTCTCAACGTCCGGCATCCAGATTTGAAGCGGACGCTTCCGCCAGCGCTCGACATGGACCGGCGACAAGACCATGGGGAGACTGACGAGCAGAATGACGAGCCCGCGTCTTTTAAAGGCCGTCTCCAGCTCGACGACTTCAAGTACAATGCGCCGTCTCCCCGTCGAAACCCGCGTCGCAACGCGGCATCCCCTGCCAAGCCGGCGGaaccatcgtcgtcctccggCCCAACTGGCCGCAAGCGCTCCCCCAGCCCTTCCTCCGTGGTGACGAAGAAACGCAAGCGCGCCAGCTCTGGTTACGCGCCCCCCTCGCAGTACGGTCACCTTCCCCTCCTGCCGGATGCCGTTGCCCCCAATctcctcgtcttcttcgtcggcctcaaCCCGGGCATCCAGACGGCCCGCACCGGACATGCGTACGCCCACCCGTCGAACCTGTTCTGGAAGCTGCTCTTCTCGAGCGGCATCACCCCGCGACCCTgccgcgccgacgaggacaggCAGATGCCCGCGCTGTACTCGCTAGGCCTGACCAACATCGTCGCTCGTCCCAGCCgcaacggcgccgagctgAGCAGGCaggagatggacgacggcgtcgctcTTCTCGAGGAAAAGGCGACAAGGTGGCGTCCCGAGACGATGTGCGTCGTGGGGAAGAGCATCTGGGAAAGCGTCTGGCGGGTGAGGCACGGGGGCAAGGCCGTAGGGAAGGACTTCAAGTACGGCTGGCAGCCTCGCAGCGAGAACATGGGTGTCGTCCAGGGAGGGTGGCCCGGCGCGAGAGTCTTTGTCGCCTGCAGCACGAGCGGTCTTGCCGCGACGCTGTCGCCCTCGGAGAAGCAGTCCATCTGGAACGAGCTGGGCGCATGGGTCAAGACGAGAAGAacagagcgagagcgagaacGAGAAATGGCATGCAGCAGGGAAGAGGGGGAGGAAGGATCATGA